A portion of the Granulosicoccus antarcticus IMCC3135 genome contains these proteins:
- the modA gene encoding molybdate ABC transporter substrate-binding protein: MCTISVPATAESHSEPPLVALASSFRTLWPELMQAYRSETGEIEPRTSFASSGLLTTQIRHGAPFELYLSADQSTVQQLATLGKTHDAGVTLATGAISLVWRTATQTPAQANVGKALPQSGLQVMIGKLEKSEPFKLTIPNPRHAPYGIAAKQALDSAGLWPLPAGYLLSAENAAQTLQFALTGAVDYALVPDTLVMQLPPELQKMPLEPGSYEPVIHQMVLLNPARTGAQTLYEWLQGESAASILSRYGLTPIS, translated from the coding sequence TTGTGCACAATTAGCGTACCGGCCACGGCAGAGAGCCATTCCGAGCCGCCCCTGGTAGCGCTGGCCTCAAGTTTTCGTACGCTCTGGCCAGAGCTCATGCAGGCTTATCGGTCAGAAACAGGTGAAATTGAGCCACGCACCAGCTTTGCCTCATCCGGCCTGCTCACCACACAGATTCGTCACGGAGCGCCGTTCGAGCTCTACCTGTCGGCCGATCAATCAACGGTCCAGCAGCTTGCAACCCTGGGCAAGACGCATGATGCCGGAGTAACGCTGGCCACAGGCGCAATCTCGTTAGTCTGGCGCACCGCCACGCAAACACCGGCACAAGCCAACGTTGGCAAAGCGCTCCCCCAGTCCGGTCTGCAAGTGATGATCGGCAAACTGGAGAAATCCGAGCCCTTCAAACTCACCATTCCCAATCCACGCCATGCTCCCTACGGTATCGCAGCTAAACAGGCGCTCGACAGCGCAGGCCTCTGGCCCTTGCCAGCAGGTTATCTGCTAAGTGCAGAAAATGCAGCACAGACCCTGCAATTCGCACTGACAGGTGCCGTCGATTACGCCCTGGTTCCCGATACGCTCGTCATGCAGTTGCCACCTGAGTTGCAGAAAATGCCGCTTGAGCCTGGCAGCTATGAACCGGTTATCCACCAGATGGTTCTGTTGAATCCGGCAAGAACTGGCGCACAGACCTTGTACGAATGGCTGCAGGGTGAATCAGCGGCAAGCATACTCAGCCGTTACGGCCTGACTCCGATAAGTTAA
- the modB gene encoding molybdate ABC transporter permease subunit, which translates to MSPFLVSFKLALWTMLLLLPIGLLLGRWLAFTRVRSKPWIEAILFLPLVLPPTVIGYYLLVLFSPETISGAAAVKLFGAPLVFTFPGLVVASIVVNLPFAVQPIQLAYSTLPLEVREAAWVSGLSPSRTWWHIELPLTWQGMLASGTLVFAHTLGEFGVVLLVGGNIDGVTRTVSIAIYDSVQAFDMQTAGWYSLILVAFSLLALLVVRKSSPTP; encoded by the coding sequence ATGTCACCGTTCCTTGTTTCCTTCAAACTGGCTCTGTGGACCATGCTGCTGCTGCTGCCCATCGGGCTTCTGCTGGGCCGCTGGCTGGCATTTACCCGAGTGCGTTCGAAACCCTGGATAGAAGCCATTCTGTTTTTGCCACTGGTACTGCCACCAACCGTCATTGGCTACTACCTGCTGGTCCTGTTCAGTCCGGAGACGATAAGCGGTGCGGCAGCCGTCAAATTGTTCGGAGCGCCCCTGGTCTTTACCTTCCCGGGCCTGGTAGTGGCCTCCATTGTGGTCAACCTGCCCTTTGCCGTACAACCCATACAATTGGCTTACAGTACATTGCCGCTGGAGGTACGCGAAGCCGCCTGGGTCAGTGGCCTGTCTCCGTCCAGAACCTGGTGGCATATAGAATTGCCACTCACCTGGCAAGGCATGCTGGCCAGTGGCACACTCGTCTTTGCCCACACACTGGGAGAATTCGGGGTCGTTTTGCTGGTTGGCGGCAATATCGACGGCGTAACACGCACCGTATCCATTGCCATCTATGACAGCGTGCAGGCCTTCGATATGCAGACCGCTGGCTGGTACAGTCTGATATTGGTGGCGTTTTCCCTACTCGCCTTGCTGGTGGTCCGTAAAAGCAGTCCGACTCCATGA
- a CDS encoding ABC transporter ATP-binding protein, with translation MNHALEVRLSQTSPIALDVNLVCQPGEMLALVGPSGSGKSTVLRTIAGLQSVDTARVSCNQQTWLDTSSNIHLSPQKRKVGMVFQHYALFPHKSTLDNVMLAVQNRPAAQRRQQAMEWLARTNMSGLEDRKPHELSGGQRQRVALARALAREPAALLLDEPFSAVDQQTRRKLYRELAQLRTDLHVPILLVTHDISEVQQLADSLCLIHRGRTLQQGKVQEVISAPRSKEIAKLLGHQNLLSARVIKQTATHTVYDLQSKQQLIGQANGFPVGTQVTLLIAPSSVSIRHPGSTENSPNHLHGQVSDAVGLGDELSIRLHLDTIAKALRFRIPFHNASEYGVKPGMPLSVTIREIGIHAIAADTAQS, from the coding sequence ATGAATCATGCACTTGAAGTCCGCCTGTCACAAACCTCGCCCATCGCTCTGGATGTCAATCTGGTATGCCAACCGGGCGAGATGCTGGCGCTGGTCGGCCCGTCGGGCAGCGGTAAAAGCACCGTACTGAGGACGATCGCCGGCCTTCAGTCAGTTGACACTGCACGCGTCAGTTGCAACCAACAGACCTGGCTGGATACCTCAAGCAATATCCATCTGTCACCGCAGAAACGCAAGGTGGGTATGGTATTTCAGCACTACGCGCTGTTCCCGCACAAGAGTACGCTCGACAACGTCATGCTCGCTGTACAGAATCGGCCTGCCGCCCAACGTCGACAACAGGCGATGGAATGGCTTGCCCGCACCAATATGTCAGGGCTTGAGGATCGCAAACCGCACGAGCTCTCGGGTGGTCAGCGCCAACGTGTGGCCCTGGCCAGAGCACTGGCCCGTGAGCCGGCAGCCCTGCTACTGGATGAACCCTTTTCAGCCGTCGACCAGCAAACGCGTCGCAAGCTCTATCGGGAACTGGCACAACTACGCACAGACCTGCATGTGCCCATTCTGCTGGTAACTCACGACATCAGTGAAGTGCAGCAGCTGGCTGATAGCCTGTGCCTCATCCATCGCGGACGCACGTTGCAACAGGGGAAAGTTCAGGAGGTTATCAGCGCCCCACGAAGCAAGGAAATCGCCAAGTTGCTGGGCCATCAGAATCTGCTCAGTGCCCGAGTCATCAAGCAGACCGCCACACACACTGTCTACGACCTGCAATCGAAACAACAGCTGATCGGTCAAGCCAATGGTTTTCCTGTTGGCACTCAGGTAACACTGCTTATTGCACCAAGCTCGGTTTCCATCAGGCATCCCGGTAGCACTGAGAACAGCCCCAATCACCTGCATGGCCAGGTCAGCGATGCGGTGGGACTGGGAGATGAGTTATCGATCCGCTTGCACCTGGATACGATTGCCAAAGCCTTGCGATTCCGCATACCCTTCCACAACGCCAGCGAATATGGCGTCAAACCGGGCATGCCGTTGAGCGTTACCATCAGAGAGATTGGTATTCATGCCATTGCTGCTGATACCGCTCAGTCCTGA
- the mbfA gene encoding iron exporter MbfA translates to MLTRFLPSSRRSFNTLNEQEVLALAISSEEDDMRIYRSYADGLRESYPDSAAIFDGMADEESRHRAGLIELHKRRFGDVIPLIRREHVKGYYERKPDWLVRPLPLDKTRAMAEQMEDQSARFYRVAASQTQDADTRRLLGDLANAESRHMDLAINLGRKNVPEDVRQTEEETEKRQFLLTYVQPGLAGLMDGSISTLAPIFAAAFATGNTWNTFLIGLSASIGAGISMGFTEAAHDDGVLTGRGSPLKRGLASGIMTTVGGLGHALPYLIPDFKTATTVAIGVVFVELWAITWIQHKFMETPWGRAMFQVILGGSLVLAAGILIGVA, encoded by the coding sequence ATGCTGACACGCTTTTTACCGAGTAGCCGCCGTTCATTCAATACTCTGAACGAGCAGGAAGTTCTGGCGCTGGCCATTTCCTCGGAAGAAGATGATATGCGTATCTATCGCTCCTACGCCGATGGATTGCGTGAATCCTATCCGGATTCGGCAGCCATTTTCGACGGCATGGCCGATGAGGAAAGCAGACACCGGGCCGGACTCATCGAGCTGCATAAGCGGCGTTTTGGCGATGTCATTCCACTGATACGACGTGAGCATGTCAAAGGCTATTACGAGCGCAAACCCGACTGGCTGGTCCGACCTCTGCCACTGGACAAGACCCGTGCGATGGCCGAACAGATGGAAGATCAGTCGGCACGCTTCTATCGCGTCGCAGCCTCACAAACTCAGGATGCCGATACCCGTCGCTTACTGGGAGATCTGGCCAATGCAGAGTCACGCCATATGGATCTGGCGATCAATCTGGGTAGAAAAAATGTGCCTGAGGACGTTCGTCAAACTGAAGAAGAAACCGAGAAAAGGCAATTTCTGCTGACTTATGTGCAGCCCGGGCTCGCCGGTTTGATGGACGGCTCCATTTCGACACTGGCGCCCATCTTCGCTGCCGCCTTTGCAACTGGCAACACCTGGAATACCTTTCTGATTGGACTCTCGGCATCCATCGGTGCCGGAATCTCCATGGGCTTTACAGAGGCGGCCCATGACGATGGTGTGCTGACCGGGCGTGGTTCACCGCTGAAACGTGGTCTGGCCTCTGGCATCATGACAACCGTTGGCGGTCTTGGACACGCGTTGCCCTATTTGATACCGGACTTCAAAACAGCCACCACGGTGGCCATCGGAGTTGTATTTGTCGAGCTGTGGGCAATCACCTGGATCCAGCACAAGTTCATGGAAACGCCTTGGGGACGAGCCATGTTTCAAGTCATTCTTGGCGGTTCGCTGGTACTGGCAGCCGGCATTCTGATTGGGGTTGCCTGA
- a CDS encoding response regulator transcription factor — protein MISKATILVVDDDLRIRELLRTSLNAEGFAVLEAGTSEELYERLNSEDIDLITMDVLLDRENGLDLVRDIRRRSDIPIILVSGRVELIDTVVGLEIGADDYITKPFPIRELIARVRSVLRRAGSTTKAYPRQGHTPEVTENTMEVIRFGEWTLMPAARQLRNPDNEEVNLTTAEYDLLEIFISSPQRALSRDHLMEQLTGRDWQSSDRVIDNHVAQLRKKIESDDGFEWIKTVRGTGYMFAGKTTRELLQM, from the coding sequence GTGATAAGCAAGGCGACAATACTGGTAGTCGATGATGATCTGAGGATCAGAGAGCTACTGCGAACCTCTCTGAACGCGGAAGGTTTCGCCGTGCTTGAAGCTGGCACGAGCGAAGAACTGTATGAGCGCCTGAATTCCGAAGACATAGACCTGATCACCATGGATGTACTGCTGGATCGGGAAAACGGTCTTGATCTTGTGCGGGACATACGCCGGCGCAGCGATATTCCGATCATTCTGGTGTCGGGCCGAGTCGAATTGATCGACACGGTGGTTGGACTGGAGATTGGCGCTGATGACTACATCACCAAGCCATTTCCCATTCGCGAACTCATTGCCCGGGTAAGGTCCGTACTTCGGCGTGCCGGCAGCACTACCAAGGCCTATCCACGTCAGGGACATACCCCCGAAGTCACTGAAAACACCATGGAAGTCATACGATTTGGCGAATGGACTCTGATGCCGGCGGCAAGACAGTTACGAAACCCTGACAATGAAGAGGTCAACCTGACCACAGCCGAATACGACTTGCTGGAGATTTTCATCTCTAGCCCGCAACGCGCCCTGAGTCGAGACCATCTGATGGAACAACTCACCGGCCGGGACTGGCAATCCAGTGATCGTGTCATCGATAATCATGTCGCGCAGCTACGCAAGAAAATCGAATCGGATGACGGCTTTGAATGGATCAAGACCGTACGTGGAACGGGTTATATGTTTGCAGGCAAAACGACTCGTGAATTGCTACAAATGTAA
- a CDS encoding diacylglycerol kinase, which produces MQKNTGLKRIRLAGVYAFNGITAALRHEAAFRQEALLALFVLPVVFWLDISSVERVLLVAVTILVLIVELLNSALEAVVDRVGSEHHVLSGRAKDMGSGAVMVALILWIYVWVEIVVLGVWLA; this is translated from the coding sequence ATGCAAAAGAACACTGGTCTGAAGAGAATACGGCTTGCTGGAGTTTACGCCTTTAACGGTATTACGGCTGCCTTGCGTCATGAAGCGGCGTTCAGGCAGGAAGCCTTGCTGGCACTGTTTGTACTGCCCGTTGTGTTCTGGCTTGATATCAGTTCGGTTGAACGCGTCCTGTTAGTCGCTGTAACCATCCTGGTGCTGATCGTGGAGCTTCTCAACAGCGCTCTGGAGGCCGTTGTCGATCGAGTCGGCTCCGAACATCATGTGTTGTCCGGAAGAGCCAAGGATATGGGCTCGGGTGCCGTAATGGTTGCCTTGATTCTGTGGATATATGTCTGGGTGGAGATTGTAGTTCTGGGCGTCTGGCTGGCCTGA